In the genome of Gloeotrichia echinulata CP02, one region contains:
- a CDS encoding YlqD family protein: MDLSKPQQMLLKRVVNVKVIVTPLWKDEIQQQLQAQINQTDQQLQQLDLEGQRAITAIQKQSLQPPGPQTLQQIDNIQLQVNQKKSELLEQKNQFLQNLQQVQYLDLDQEVNQFQMEGFFRIEVGDNLISKTQVEIVLRDGIVEEIRGDI, from the coding sequence ATGGATCTCTCCAAACCTCAACAAATGCTTTTGAAGCGCGTCGTTAATGTCAAAGTCATTGTTACTCCTCTGTGGAAAGACGAAATACAACAGCAACTCCAAGCGCAAATTAATCAAACAGATCAACAACTGCAACAATTAGATCTCGAAGGACAAAGAGCAATCACCGCCATTCAAAAGCAGAGTCTGCAACCACCAGGACCCCAGACCCTGCAACAAATTGATAATATCCAACTCCAAGTCAACCAAAAGAAAAGTGAACTACTAGAACAAAAAAATCAATTCCTGCAAAATCTTCAACAAGTACAATATCTAGATTTGGATCAGGAAGTTAACCAATTCCAAATGGAAGGGTTTTTCCGCATCGAAGTCGGTGATAACCTGATTAGTAAAACCCAGGTTGAAATCGTTCTCCGCGATGGCATTGTAGAAGAAATTCGCGGCGACATTTAA